The following coding sequences are from one Thermostaphylospora chromogena window:
- a CDS encoding YceI family protein: protein MEVTAGRYTFGSQTGRLVVETTRSGLGAKAGHDLTIEVTRWRGEAVIDAVDPATARVTVEIDADSLEVREGIGGIKPLTPSDRAEIKKIIQGRILHTDRYKTIVFRAARVEGTPQAFQIQGDLTIADTTGPVTVRGGVTGDRMTGSATVIQSRWGIKPYSAFFGALKLNDEVEIRFDVALTPER, encoded by the coding sequence ATGGAGGTCACCGCTGGCAGGTACACGTTCGGCTCGCAGACCGGCAGGCTCGTGGTCGAGACGACCCGTTCCGGGCTGGGAGCCAAAGCCGGCCACGACCTCACCATCGAGGTGACGCGATGGCGTGGCGAGGCCGTGATCGACGCCGTCGACCCTGCGACCGCCCGGGTGACCGTCGAAATCGACGCCGACTCGTTGGAGGTACGCGAGGGCATCGGCGGCATCAAACCGCTCACCCCCTCCGACCGCGCCGAGATCAAGAAGATCATCCAGGGCAGGATCCTGCACACCGACCGGTACAAGACAATCGTCTTCCGGGCGGCCCGGGTCGAAGGCACCCCGCAGGCGTTCCAGATCCAGGGCGACCTCACCATCGCCGACACCACCGGCCCGGTGACGGTACGGGGCGGCGTGACCGGCGACCGGATGACCGGCTCGGCGACCGTGATCCAATCCCGCTGGGGGATCAAACCGTACTCGGCGTTCTTCGGCGCCTTGAAGCTGAACGACGAGGTCGAGATACGGTTCGACGTCGCCCTCACCCCGGAGCGCTGA
- a CDS encoding Fur family transcriptional regulator yields the protein MTAPRTPTPAEELRAAGLRVTAARVALLETVRDGDHLDVEAIAAGVRDRVGRISLQAVYEALNALTAAGLVRRIEPAGSPARFEGRVGDNHHHIVCRSCGAVADVDCATGQAPCLTASDDHGFLIDEAEVIYWGLCPACADARAS from the coding sequence ATGACCGCACCCAGGACTCCGACCCCCGCTGAGGAGCTGCGTGCGGCGGGATTGCGGGTGACGGCCGCCCGCGTCGCGCTGCTCGAGACCGTCCGGGACGGCGACCACCTCGACGTCGAGGCGATCGCCGCCGGGGTGCGCGATCGCGTGGGCCGCATCTCCCTGCAAGCCGTGTACGAGGCCCTCAACGCGCTCACCGCAGCGGGACTCGTACGCCGCATCGAACCGGCCGGCAGCCCGGCCCGGTTCGAAGGACGCGTCGGCGACAACCATCACCACATCGTGTGCCGATCGTGCGGGGCCGTCGCCGACGTGGACTGCGCGACCGGCCAGGCGCCCTGCCTGACCGCGTCCGACGACCACGGCTTCCTGATCGACGAAGCCGAGGTCATCTACTGGGGCCTGTGCCCCGCCTGCGCCGACGCCCGCGCTTCCTGA
- the katG gene encoding catalase/peroxidase HPI → MSENHDVVVTDPKPEESEGGCPVAHKRALHPTQGNGNQQWWPERLNLKILAKNPAVANPYGEDFNYAEEFKTLDLAAVKRDIEEVLTTSQDWWPADFGHYGPLIIRMAWHSAGTYRITDGRGGASSGQQRFAPLNSWPDNANLDKARRLLWPVKKKYGRKISWADLMILAGNVALESMGLKTFGFGGGRVDAWEPDDDVYWGPETTWLGDERYSGDRELEQPLAAVQMGLIYVNPEGPNGKPDPLAAARDIRETFRRMGMTDEETVALIAGGHTFGKTHGAGPAEHVGPEPEAAPIEQQGLGWKSSYGTGKGGDTITSGLEVTWTTTPTKWTSNYLWNLFGYDWELTKSPAGAWQWKPKNNAGQGTVPDAHDPSKRHAPGMLTTDIALKVDPIFEPIARRFYENPDEFADAFARAWFKLTHRDMGPKSRYLGPEVPEETLLWQDPLPERTYELIDAADIADLKKRILASGLSVSELVSTAWAAAASFRGSDKRGGANGARIRLEPQRGWEVNEPERLAKVLSTLENIQEAFNTSQTGGKQVSLADLIVLGGCAAVEQAAKKAGFDVEVPFTPGRVDASQEQTDVESFAVLEPTADGFRNYLGKGEHRLPAEYLLIDRANLLNLSAPEMTVLIGGLRVLGANYRQAPHGVFTSSPETLTNDFFVNLLDMGTEWKATEDANTFEGRDRATGEVKWTASRVDLVFGANSELRAIAEVYASDDAKEKFVNDFISAWHKVMNLDRFDLA, encoded by the coding sequence ATGTCCGAAAACCACGATGTAGTCGTAACGGACCCGAAGCCGGAGGAGAGCGAGGGCGGCTGCCCCGTCGCCCACAAGCGCGCCCTGCATCCGACTCAAGGCAACGGAAACCAGCAGTGGTGGCCGGAGCGACTCAACCTGAAGATCCTTGCCAAGAACCCCGCCGTGGCCAACCCCTACGGCGAGGACTTCAACTATGCCGAGGAGTTCAAGACCCTCGATCTCGCGGCGGTGAAGCGGGACATCGAGGAGGTGCTGACGACCTCCCAGGACTGGTGGCCGGCCGACTTCGGCCACTACGGCCCGCTCATCATCCGGATGGCGTGGCACAGCGCGGGCACCTACCGGATCACCGACGGCCGGGGCGGTGCCAGCTCCGGTCAGCAGCGCTTCGCCCCCCTCAACAGCTGGCCGGACAACGCCAACCTGGACAAGGCCCGCCGTCTGCTGTGGCCGGTCAAGAAGAAGTACGGCCGCAAGATCTCGTGGGCCGACCTGATGATCCTCGCCGGCAACGTCGCCCTGGAGTCGATGGGCCTCAAGACCTTCGGCTTCGGCGGCGGCCGGGTGGACGCCTGGGAGCCCGACGACGACGTCTACTGGGGTCCGGAGACCACCTGGCTCGGCGACGAGCGCTACAGCGGTGACCGCGAGCTGGAGCAGCCCCTCGCCGCGGTCCAGATGGGTCTCATCTACGTCAACCCCGAGGGACCGAACGGCAAGCCGGACCCGCTCGCCGCGGCCCGCGACATCCGCGAGACGTTCCGCCGGATGGGGATGACCGACGAGGAGACGGTCGCCCTGATCGCGGGCGGTCACACCTTCGGCAAGACCCACGGCGCCGGTCCGGCGGAGCACGTCGGCCCCGAGCCCGAGGCCGCCCCGATCGAGCAGCAGGGCCTGGGCTGGAAGAGCAGCTACGGCACCGGCAAGGGCGGTGACACGATCACCAGTGGTCTGGAGGTCACCTGGACCACGACGCCGACCAAGTGGACCAGCAACTACCTGTGGAACCTGTTCGGCTACGACTGGGAGCTGACCAAGAGCCCGGCCGGCGCCTGGCAGTGGAAGCCGAAGAACAACGCGGGCCAGGGCACGGTGCCCGACGCTCACGACCCGTCGAAGCGGCACGCGCCGGGCATGCTCACCACCGACATCGCGCTGAAGGTGGACCCCATCTTCGAGCCGATCGCGCGGCGCTTCTACGAGAACCCCGACGAGTTCGCGGACGCCTTCGCCCGGGCGTGGTTCAAGCTGACCCACCGCGACATGGGGCCGAAGTCGCGCTACCTCGGTCCTGAGGTCCCGGAGGAGACGCTGCTGTGGCAGGACCCGCTGCCGGAGCGGACGTACGAGCTCATCGACGCCGCGGACATCGCCGACCTGAAGAAGCGGATCCTCGCCTCGGGCCTGTCGGTGTCCGAGCTGGTGTCCACCGCGTGGGCGGCGGCCGCGTCCTTCCGCGGCAGCGACAAGCGCGGCGGTGCCAACGGGGCGCGCATCCGTCTCGAGCCGCAGCGCGGGTGGGAGGTCAACGAGCCCGAGCGGCTGGCCAAGGTGCTGTCCACCCTGGAGAACATCCAGGAGGCCTTCAACACGAGCCAGACCGGTGGGAAGCAGGTCTCGCTGGCCGACCTCATCGTGCTCGGTGGGTGCGCGGCCGTCGAGCAGGCTGCCAAGAAGGCCGGCTTCGACGTCGAGGTCCCCTTCACGCCGGGCCGGGTGGACGCCTCGCAGGAGCAGACGGACGTGGAGTCGTTCGCCGTGCTCGAGCCGACCGCCGACGGTTTCCGCAACTACCTCGGTAAGGGCGAGCACCGGCTGCCGGCCGAGTACCTGCTGATCGACCGGGCGAACCTGCTGAACCTGAGCGCTCCGGAGATGACGGTCCTCATCGGTGGTCTGCGCGTCCTGGGGGCCAACTACCGGCAGGCGCCGCACGGCGTCTTCACCTCCAGCCCCGAGACGCTGACCAACGACTTCTTCGTCAACCTGCTCGACATGGGCACGGAGTGGAAGGCCACCGAGGACGCGAACACGTTCGAGGGGCGCGACCGCGCCACGGGTGAGGTCAAGTGGACCGCCAGCCGGGTCGACCTCGTCTTCGGGGCGAACTCCGAGCTGCGCGCGATCGCGGAGGTCTACGCCAGCGACGACGCCAAGGAGAAGTTCGTGAACGACTTCATCTCGGCGTGGCACAAGGTGATGAACCTGGACCGGTTCGACCTCGCCTGA